The Panthera leo isolate Ple1 chromosome D1, P.leo_Ple1_pat1.1, whole genome shotgun sequence region GGGACAGACTGTGGGAGTATGAACTGAGGCCCCTGGGGCTTGGCAGGCAGGGGACAGTATCTCCATGTCCATGTGGGTGTCACAGgatctcaggatctacataagagtgaaaacatatggtacctgtctttctctgtatgacttatttcacttagcataacactctccagttccatcccacTGTTTTAGGTGTGTGTATGAGGGGAGGTGATCACAAGAGGGCACTGACTCTTCCGTCACTCCCACACTTACACATATAGGACTTTAGACAATCTATCTGCACTCTTCCAAATAACTCAAATTTCCCCAGTTAACAACAGAGGTTAGAGCGTTTCCTCATTAGCCACTTTCTAGACATGACAGGCAATATGGATCTATAGTTATGTCCCTGGGCTCTAGGAGTTCACATCCTCTTTAAAAGCCAAGATGGGTACACAAAACCAGTAATTTCCATAAGTCAAAATAAGGGCGTGTACTTCTTCAGATTTTCATTCCCAGCTTTTCTTTCAGTTGATGAAATAGACCTTGAAGTAGGGAAGCCACTCTATTGCACCTGTGTTAGGTGCACACATAAGGCATGGATGAGATAAAGGCTCTTTGCCTTGGTTGCAGAGTTATTCGTGATAATACTGGTTGGAGAACTAGGTATGCtgattctttattcattcacatttaatgaatatttatcagGGGTCTACAATGTAATAAGAtatacaaaattcttttttaaaagtccacCCTCATGAATTATACATCCTGGTAAGAGGGACACATGGTACATGGTTATTATGTGAAACTAAATAGTTTCTTCTTATAACtacctaaagagaaaaaaaaaagtgaagaagagaATAGGTAAATATTAGGGTGGaaagttgaaatttaaaaaaaaatttaacatttatttatttttgagggacaaagagagacagagcatgagcacgggaggggcagagagagagagggagacacagatctgaagcaggcttcaggctctgagctgtcagcccagagctcgatgtggggctcgaactcatggaccacaagatcatgacctgagcagaagtccgatgcttaaccaactgagccacccaggtgcccctgaaagttgAAAAAACTGTTTGAGAACAGTTTCTTCAGAAAGAGGGTGAAGGGATGCACAAAAAGGCACTGAGCTCCTGGACCACTAGACCACCAGAAATgaaagttgaaattttaaatgaagttgtTGGGGGAATATCTCACAAAATGGAGACATTTGAGGAGAAGCCTGGAGAGAGTGAGAAATATATCCATGGAGATCTCTGAGGAAGGCTATCTGAGGAAGAAGAACAGACGCTACAAAGCTGAGAGAGAAGTGTATCTGGGAGTTTAGAAtaacaaggaggccagtgtgtcTGAGCAGAGAGAACAAAGAGGAGAGCAATAGGGAGATAGGATCAGATAATAGGGAATTGGATCATATAGGACTTTATAGGACTTTTTATAGGACAGTTAAGTATTTTTACTTATAGTATGAATTCAGGTAGCTACAATAGCAGCTATGTGTATACTACTCACCTCAGCTTTCAGGAACTTTTCTAATTCATTATGAGCTTGTCTACCTTGGTCAGAGGTGACATTTGCTCTTCAAACCACCTATTCCCAAATTGTCCGAATTACCCACTTCCTAGTGATAAAAGCTTCCAAGTTTCCAGGATTGTTGGATAGTGGGACTGTCCATAGGTTAGTGTGTATGTAGGGAGTGATGAGGTAGGGGAGAAATACTGTAGAAGTACTATGATCATCTTGGCTATCTGGTTTTTTAGACTGACGTTCCTTCTCATTCTGATTTTTAGGACTCTGTGTACCTCATCATTCTTCTCTatgtttcccttcctcttcccccacaaacaaataaatatcaaGTCTGTAAATGTACATCATCTGAactttttcacttctttccaacagtgaatgaatgagtcataGTCCCTGGTCATAGGAAGTGGGCACAGAATCTATGGTGAGGAAGTAGTTACAGTAGGGTCTGAAAAGGGATGTCCTGAGAAAGAGGCACAAAGTTCTGCAGAAGCACCTGGAAAGGACACCAGATGGACTTGAGAAGTCAGGAAATGCCTTTGAGATTAAGTCACTTCTATTCTAAGTCAGGAGAAGGGAGATAGTGAGGGTGCTACAGAGGGAGGTAACAGCTTGTGCAAAGGGTTGTAAGTGACCCAGAGCAATCACAGCTAAGAAATGCAAGTGGTTTGTTGTGCCTGCAGCCCTGAACAGAGGGCAGGTGATGAGGCTTGAGACCTAAATAGAGCCAGGTCATCCAgggttgttattattttattatgtggcAGACCCTAGTTTGGAGTCTGGAAgacagaatgaatgaaacaaagttCTTATTCTCAAAGACCTTACCTTGTAATAGGGAAACTAGAGAATAAATAACTAttttggtgggggagaggaataccagggattaaaaacaaaataggtaaTGAAGAGAGTGAATGTAGACAGGAATTGCGtgagtgttgttgttgttgttatttttaatgtcaagGGCCCTGTAGTAAGGTAACTTAGGCAGAGACCTGCATGAGTTGAGGCAGTAAGCCATGAGGGTGtttggggaagaacattccaagTAGGGAGGACAGAAAGTGAGAAGTTCGATGTTGAAGTATGGTTGGTGGGTTTAAGGAAATATTTGGAGGCTAGTGCAGGTATAGTAGAATGAATAAAGGGGAGAGTAGTAGGAGATGAAATTGGGATGGTACAGGGGAGTTAAATCATATAGATCCTCATGAGATATTATAATGACTGTGAATTTTCCCTGGATAAGACACTGGGATATGTTGAACAGAGGAAGTGGTATGATCTTTTTTATGCATTAAAATAAtcactctaggggtgcctgggtagctcagtcagttgagtgcctgactctggattttggctcaggtcatgatcccagggttgtgagattgagccctgtgctgggccccacactgagtgtggagcctgcttggggttctttctctctctctctctctctctctctctctctctctctctgtccccctcccctgcttatgcattctctctctctaaaattaaaaaaaaatcactctaggggcacctgggtggctcaatcggttgggcacctgacttcagctcaggtcatgatctcacagtctgtgagttcgagccctgcgttgggctctgtgctgatagctcagagcctggagcctgcttcagattctgtgtctccttctctctgctcctcccctgctcatgctctgtctgtttctgtctcaaaaataaataaaaacattaaaaaaatggaaaaaaatcactctaaCTACCATGGGGAAAATAGATAGTAAAGCAAAAGTGGTGGGGTGCccggtggcacagttggttaggcatctgactcttgattttggctcaggtcatgatctcactgtaaATTCAAaccctaagtcaggctctgtgctgacagtgtggagcctgcttgggattctttgtctccctctctctctgcccctcctctgctgtctctctcaaaagtaaataaataaacattttttcaaaaaatcaaaagtgCTGAAGAAAGATCTACCAGGAGACTATTATATTTCAGGTCCAGGATAATGTTGGCTTGGAACATGGTGGTAGCATCAGAGATGGTTTAAAGAAGCTAGATTCCAGGTATCCATATGTGGAATATCTGAAAGAAAGAGTCATCAGCATTTGCTGATAGTTTGGATGTGGAGTGGGAAAGACAGGTGTCAGAAATAGCTCCAAGAGTTCTATATCAGCaacatgaaaaatagaatttctcAGGGAAGATGTGGTTATGTGAATATTAGGATATGGTTTTGGGCATGATAATCTGAGATGACTGTTAAACATTTTAGTAGGAGTACTGATATATAGCATATGAGTCTGGACTATAAATATTAGTTTGGGATTTGCCAGCATGtcgatggtatttaaagccatgatgCTAGATGAGATAACCAAAAATGGGAATATAACAGAGAAAATCAGGTCTGAGAACAAAATCCTGGAACTTTCCAGCATACAAAGATCAGGGAAGTGAAGACCAACAATAATTGAGACTGAAAATGTTATTGTCAAACATACTGAGAATTTTCACACCATCCTTTTTATTATAGTACTGTTGTCACCTAATAAACTTCCTGTAGATATGACGGACTACTCCTTCCTTGCTGGAACTGATACCACCTTAAGGGGCCAACTTTACCGAATGATATCAATGTGTCATTGAAACGTGCTGTAAATATTTGAGAATTAATGGACATACCCAggttggaaaaaataattaacttgtTGGATTAAGCCTTTATATTAAGCATATGGCCACAAATTGAACATTTCCAAGTAAATGATACAAAGTGAAATTCATTTGCAGTTCTTAGTCATTTTTCAGTTTCTGCTGGAGCAGAAAGTTGgtggaaagcaaagagaaattctGGAATATGTTTAGTTGGGAAAGAACAATCGGGTAGAAATACATTTGTACTTTTCAGGtttgaaaattctattttggGGTTTTTCTCCATAATGTGGTTGAAAATTTCTAGAGGATagagttgtggggttttttgtttgttatttgtctgtttatttgttttgcttctttatgTCACCCAAATACAAATTACATggactcatatatatatatatatatatatatatatatatatatgtaatatatatatataatatatatatacaaatacaaattacatggactcatatatatatataattatatatatataatatatatataatataatcacatgtatgtgtatatataattatatatgtattatattattataggTAAAAATATAGTTGAAGTTAGGAGTGTTGGGGACCCTGGAGTCAGTTTGCATGCATGTGAAGTATGCTCTGTTGTTTATGAGATGTTTAAGCAAGTAACTTAAcatttttgtgcctcagttttttcattgaTCAAAGAAATAACTACCTTATAATGTTGTTTTAGATgtgttaataaatgtaaaaaaacactAAGAACCATGACTAGTCAAAAGAAATAATGTtcgtaaaaattatttttttaagtttattagagagagagagagtgggggaggggcagagagagagagagagagagagagagagagggagagtcacaagcaggctgtgcactgtcagtacagagcctgatgtggggcttgaactcagtaattgcaagatcatgacctgagctgaaagcaagagtcaatcgcttaactgactgagtcacccaggtgcccctgttagtaaaaattattattacagttAAGAAAATACTACCTATTTCTCATAAAGGAGTGGCTTTCTCATAATGTGTCATTCTAACTGCTATAAAGAGGACCAAGTAAGAAGATATAGTCTGTTGGCAGGATAAACAGTTTAGAACAAACAGTGGTGGGTAGGAGAAATTCTAGACTTAGGACTTTACACTATTCATCCTTTCTATCTTCaagtctctgtctcctcatctgtaaaataaagggtCAAGGTAGCtgatgttttacatatattccagatttaattttaaatttttgtttcatgatcacaagttttgtttttaaattcataacGTAGACCACTAGAATTCTATGATTCTATGTATCTTTGGAATGGAGAATTTTTATCATAGCTCTGTGTATCTGTTTGGTCTTCACACTATAGATGAAGGAGTTCATTACAGGAGGGATCAGGAGGTAGGTGTTAGCAATCATTGTATGAACATAGGCTGGGGCTCATTTCCCAAATCTGTGAACAAAGGACAGACTGAtcaatggaaaatagaaaatagcagCAGTCCCAATATGGGAAATACATGTGCTGAaggctttcttcctctcttctgggGATGCAATGCTGAGGACAGTCTTAATAATCAAAATGTAAGAAAGGAGGATGAGGATTGAGTCAACACCAACAGTAGAGATCATGGTAGTCAACCCAACTGCATTGTTGATCCTAGTGTCTGTGCACGAGAGCTTCATCACATCAGGGTGGAAGCAGTAGGAGTGGTGGAGCACATGGCTGTGGCAGAAGGACAGTCTTTTAAGAAGAGCTACCATTGGTGTTAGCATTAGTGTCCCCCTGATGACAGTTGCCACTCCACTTTGAGCTATTCTGGAATCAGTTAAAATGGTGGCATACCTGAGTGGATTAGAGATGGCCACAAAACGATCAAAGGTCATGGCCAACAACACTGAAGATTCCATGACAGTGAAGAGTTTAATAGAGAACATCTGTGACAAGAAGGCATTAAAGCTGATCTCCCTGGCATCAAACCAGAATATACCCAACATGGTGACCAGGGTAGATATGGACAGGCCGAGGTCAGTGGTGGACAGCATGGAGAAGAAATAATACATGGGTTCGTGGAGGCTGGGCTGAGTGACAATGGCAAAGAGAATCAGGCTATTTCCTGAGAGGGCGGTTATGtagagaaagcagaaaggaatgGAGATCCAGGTGTGGAAGACTTCCAGCCCAGGAACACCAGTTAGCAGGAAAGTGATGGACGTAGATGTGATATTCTGGAAGTTTGACATGCTGGATTAAAAATACAGAGTTCCAAGATGAAACtctgaaacaacaacaactatattttttgtattaatctaattataaataatgttatcaatcaaaaacaaaccaaagatgaatatttatatactatGTAAAAGTGAATTACTCACTTAAATTAATAAAGGAATTGTAAGATTTCAACTTCTGTAGTAGGTATCATTCTTGTATGTGTCCCAGACCATCATTTTTATGTCCTGGAACCCTTTGTTGgtagttatgtttatactatgtGACCCTTTCCCTCACTTGTCTAGCCAGAGATGACTAGACTAAGTGAAGACACCCTACTAAACATAGGTCAATAATATTTCATCCTTTCTGGACTTCCAAATGTGATAAAGAGGTAGCAGTTTAGTTTTTCTGTGTAGTTGGCATCAGAGAAAAATAGACTGGGACTGTTGGAACAACGATAGTACATCAGCCTTAAGTATAGGAAACAGATAAGCTTACAATTTGGGAAGCcagaaaatattgagaaagagaTGGTTATGATACAAAGCAAcacatatgaaataataataaatggctTAGGCACTGGGTGCAGTCATGTGCAGATATCTATGGTATCTAATCTTTAAATTGACTTTTGCAGTATAACATCTGGTGTTTCATTTGGGTAATGGAGTTAGAACACAGATCTACCACCATAGAGACAGAGGCCTCTGCCCCCCATATGGTATAGCATGCTGccttattcaaatatatttctgtcTTCAATCTGCCTGAAGACTAGCTGTTTTACATTCTGTTAAGACGTACTTCTCAGGAGATATTTAATAGAATTTTACTATTTTGCTTTGGAAGAAAAGATACAACTTTACTGTGaacattgcatttcttttttcattgagtACAGAATTGCAGGCTAGTCAGATGGGCATGTATGAGTTGGAAGAGGGGGTCTTGGGAAAACAGACATTAGGGCTATGACTGGAGAGGGTTCAATCAGTAAGGTAACTGGTTGTCAGGGGAACCTAAGTGTTTCCCAACCACTCAAGTTCACCCAGATAAAGTGCCTCAAGGATTCCCTAAAGaaatcttagttttaaaaattgggaacttttaaaaattgagatcaatgaaaaattagaggaaaaagaaatgctaagtTACATGAATTGACCCAAAAAGTGAACTATAACTTTAGACTACAGTTTAGAGTCGTGAGAATATCCTCAGGGAACCAATGAAATCACTGTCAGAAATGTATTATACAACCtcttaatagaaataaaagttgACAGAAAGGGAATATTCATTAAGAAAGGggacattttggggcgcctgggtggctcagtcggttgagcgtccgacttcggctcaggtcacgatctcacggttcgtgagttcgagccccgccgttgggctctgggctgatggctcagagcctggagcctgcttccgattctgtgtctccctctctctgtccctcccccgttcatgctctgtctctctctgtcccaaaaataaataaacgttaaaaaaaaaattaaaaaaaaaataatgaaaaaaaaaagggaacattttctttttgacaCTGCTTCCAATGACTGTTTATTGAGTGTCATAATACAACCAACATTACACAGAAGTGAAATGGATACAGATTTGTTCACCTGGCATGCATTTCAGTTAATTGTGAAATTTTGAAAGTTAACAAGTTTACCAAATTTGTGGTTTAACAAATTCTATTAGCACTTTTCGTAAATACATTGATTTCTGAAAAACATTCTTAGTAACtctatttagcttttaaaaaatatgtattgatcaGAATGGCAATCTAAAAATCTACTTGTTAAATGAATAGTACttgtgatcattttattttaaattattattattattattattatctcattttccaCAAGTCCTTGACCTGTGTATTTACTATTAATTTCCAGAACGCAGGTCTCAGTTTTTGACATTAGCAACTTCCTGGGGTCCATGGGAGCTAGGGTAATTATGAAAAAGGGAACAGTTCAATTGTGTATAAAAGGTTTGGGGTATCTGGAGAAGGCTTCTCAGGAAAATAAGTGATTGAAAGATTGCTATGCTTTCTGTAAGTAGAAAGGAAGTGTTCAATCAAAGCTTTTAGAATGGTATATGTGGAAGTGTTGAGCCAGAATGAATCTATAATATCTCTTCCTTTGCTCATGACTTACACTCTCAGGGAcattaactgagcacctactttATGCATAGTGTGGTGTTAGAAACCAACAAAACCTctcttaaagaatttaaaatcaagTGAGGGAGAAATAATAGCACTGTTGATAAATAACTTCACCATCTAGTGTATAGTGGTGAATAACAAAGAGGGTTATGGAGGTGCAGAACACCTCCATATGTGTCACTCAAGTCTGGCTATTATGAAGACTTTTACAAAGATTATTACTATGACATGCAATGTTTGAGTTGTAACTTTTGTTATTGAGTTCCAGGAAATTTTataagagatctttttttttaattttaaaatgtttatttatttttgagagagggagaaagacagagcatgaatgggggaggggcagagaaagagggagacacagaatccaaagcaggctccaggctctgagctgtcagcacagagcccagtgtggggctcgaactaactgtgagatcatgacctgagctgaagtcggacactcaactgactgagccacccaggcactccaagagttcatttttaaaaattgctatctgaataatttctctttcttcattatttctccaTGGCTcactttacattattttattaattcaaacaatttattcattgaacatttttgttcttcttgtcagtttttccccttccctttcttgttGAGAGATCAGAATAAGAACATAAAGTATAGGCTGAACTAATCTGAGCTGAgtctggcagagggaagagaactCCCTCAAATCCCTTCCTTTCCATTGCTCTACAGCTGGTCTTCCTGTACCCTCTCCTcatccatgctgggtgtagacaCAGAAGATTCCTTATTCCTTTTCATAGCCAACAACTCTATTTAAGCTCTTGATCAACCATCATCAACACTTAGTTCATTATAGTATCAAACTGGGAGCTCACTGGGTATTGTTTTAGCACTAAGGatatgaaacaagaaaaataacagtGGTTTAGTGCCTGAGAAAACCAGAGAGGTTGTCAACATCTCATCTTCTTAAGGCTGAAAACTTTATCTTTAATAAGAGCCCAGTGACTCctgtgaaaatgaaaacttaccaGTTTTGAACAcgtactacatgccaggcactgtagtAGGCACACTGCATAATAGGAGGAGTCAAAGAAATACCACTAGCTGTAGAGTAGACAGGataaggtatttctttttttttttttaatttttttaacgtttatttattttttttttattttttttttaattttattttttattttttt contains the following coding sequences:
- the LOC122200209 gene encoding LOW QUALITY PROTEIN: olfactory receptor 51F2-like (The sequence of the model RefSeq protein was modified relative to this genomic sequence to represent the inferred CDS: substituted 1 base at 1 genomic stop codon) — its product is MSNFQNITSTSITFLLTGVPGLEVFHTWISIPFCFLYITALSGNSLILFAIVTQPSLHEPMYYFFSMLSTTDLGLSISTLVTMLGIFWFDAREISFNAFLSQMFSIKLFTVMESSVLLAMTFDRFVAISNPLRYATILTDSRIAQSGVATVIRGTLMLTPMVALLKRLSFCHSHVLHHSYCFHPDVMKLSCTDTRINNAVGLTTMISTVGVDSILILLSYILIIKTVLSIASPEERKKAFSTCISHIGTAAIFYFPLISLSFVHRFGKXAPAYVHTMIANTYLLIPPVMNSFIYSVKTKQIHRAMIKILHSKDT